Proteins co-encoded in one Streptomyces sp. NBC_01283 genomic window:
- a CDS encoding nitroreductase family protein, translating to MPETEHQQEWTPIHGEPYRSTPYRPERMPEAQSLAQAAELRERMRERRTVRQFAPDPVPEQAVRDAIACAATAPSGAHQQPWTFVLVRDPEVRRRIREAAEHEEQISYDGRLGEEWLAALRPLGTDETKTHLTDAPALIVVFQQRYWLGDDGTKHKHYYVDESVGIAVGMLLSALHLSGLAALIHTPSPMRFLSEVLGRPANEKAFAVIPVGYPAPDCQVPDLVRKSLDQVLVEV from the coding sequence ATGCCTGAGACCGAGCACCAGCAGGAATGGACCCCCATCCACGGCGAGCCCTACCGCTCCACGCCCTACCGCCCCGAGCGCATGCCCGAAGCCCAATCCCTGGCGCAGGCTGCCGAGTTGCGCGAGCGGATGCGGGAGCGGCGGACGGTGCGGCAGTTCGCGCCCGACCCCGTGCCCGAGCAGGCCGTGCGGGACGCCATCGCGTGCGCGGCGACAGCACCTTCCGGTGCGCATCAGCAGCCGTGGACGTTCGTCCTCGTACGGGATCCCGAGGTCCGCCGGCGCATCCGCGAGGCCGCCGAGCACGAGGAGCAGATCTCGTACGACGGGCGGCTCGGCGAGGAGTGGCTCGCGGCGCTGCGTCCGCTCGGCACCGACGAGACCAAGACCCATCTGACGGACGCACCCGCGCTGATCGTCGTCTTCCAGCAGCGGTACTGGCTCGGGGACGACGGCACCAAGCACAAGCACTACTACGTCGACGAGTCGGTCGGCATTGCGGTGGGGATGCTGCTGTCCGCGCTGCACCTGTCGGGCCTCGCGGCGCTGATCCACACGCCGAGCCCCATGCGGTTCCTGTCGGAGGTCCTTGGCCGTCCCGCGAACGAGAAGGCGTTCGCGGTGATCCCCGTGGGCTATCCGGCGCCGGACTGCCAGGTCCCCGACCTCGTACGGAAATCGCTGGATCAGGTACTGGTGGAGGTCTGA
- a CDS encoding alkene reductase — protein sequence MTNIKLLTPYSAPTAHGLRLPNRIVMAPMSRHRAADDGTPLPVVADHYAQRASAGLIVTEGIWPASSGQSDWRIPGLETPAHIAGWRAVTEAVHKAGGRIYAQLMHGGRKGHPLARIDGDLPAGPSAVLVPGRVHVSGGGKADPVVPREMTRDEIHTAVRDHVTAARNAIAAGFDGVELHGANSYLIHQFLADNTNFRDDEYGRGSIADRIRFAVEVTRAVADAIGAERLGLRLSPGNPQFAMAEADPGPVYRALLDEIDGLGLAYLHLTDNADYPALTDLRSHWHGTLIANVGENGDPTTREAGEAVLVSGRADLVSYGRAFISNPDLPERFAVDAPLQEIDAAHLYTHGAEGYTDYPSLQSQLVSAEAFAQTSTST from the coding sequence CCCATGAGCCGTCACCGTGCCGCCGACGACGGCACCCCGTTGCCGGTGGTCGCCGACCACTACGCCCAGCGTGCGAGCGCGGGCCTCATCGTCACCGAGGGCATCTGGCCCGCGAGCAGCGGACAGAGCGACTGGCGCATCCCGGGGCTTGAGACCCCCGCCCACATCGCGGGCTGGCGCGCGGTGACCGAGGCGGTGCACAAGGCCGGCGGCAGGATCTACGCCCAGCTCATGCACGGCGGCCGCAAGGGCCACCCCCTCGCCCGGATCGACGGCGACCTTCCCGCCGGGCCGTCCGCGGTGCTCGTACCGGGCCGTGTCCACGTCAGCGGCGGCGGGAAGGCCGATCCGGTCGTCCCGCGCGAGATGACCCGCGACGAGATCCACACCGCTGTGCGCGATCACGTCACCGCGGCCCGCAACGCCATCGCCGCGGGTTTCGACGGGGTCGAACTCCACGGCGCCAACAGCTACTTGATCCACCAGTTCCTCGCCGACAACACCAACTTCCGCGACGACGAGTACGGCCGCGGCTCGATCGCCGACCGCATCCGCTTCGCCGTCGAGGTGACCCGCGCCGTCGCCGACGCCATCGGAGCCGAACGCCTCGGCCTGCGCCTCTCCCCGGGCAACCCGCAGTTCGCGATGGCGGAGGCGGACCCCGGCCCCGTCTACCGCGCGCTGCTCGACGAGATCGACGGCCTGGGCCTCGCCTACCTCCACCTCACCGACAACGCCGATTACCCCGCCCTCACCGACCTGCGCTCCCACTGGCACGGCACCCTCATCGCCAACGTCGGCGAGAACGGCGACCCGACCACACGCGAGGCGGGCGAAGCGGTCCTCGTCAGCGGCCGGGCCGACCTCGTCTCGTACGGGCGGGCGTTCATCTCCAACCCCGACCTGCCGGAGCGGTTCGCGGTGGACGCGCCGCTCCAGGAGATCGACGCGGCGCACCTCTACACCCACGGGGCCGAGGGATACACCGACTACCCCTCCCTGCAGAGCCAGTTGGTGTCTGCCGAGGCCTTCGCTCAGACCTCCACCAGTACCTGA